Within the Marinobacter sp. SS13-12 genome, the region CGGCGTAACAATCCCGAGTTTTGTAAAGGCTGTGAAATTGAAGGGTTCTGCGGTGGGCTTTGCTTGGGGCCTCTGGAAAAGAAGTACGACGCGGTCGATGTGGTTGAACCTGCTGCCTGTGAGTTTTATAGAGGAATCACCAGAAAGCACATCGAGTCATTGAAGCCGCATGAGATTGCGACTTTTGATCTTGAAGAAAGGGCAGAGGAGGCCTAAGTATGAATATGTCATTAACCACGACTGACTTGAAGCCTACTAATGAGCAGTATATTGAAAATGGATTTTGTGTTGTAGAAACGCCTGCGCTGTCTCATGAAATTATTGCTTCCTTTGATGAGCTTCCCAGAGACTGTCACAGCAAGGGCAGGTTAAGGAAAATAAGGTTGTCTCAATATTTCGGATATTTTGAAGATAACGAGTGGATATTCGGGCTGCTCCCAAAAAGGCGGTATATTCAGTCACCCGAATATATAAAGTTAAAAGAAGCTGGTGGGGTTCTGAGATACAGAGAGCAATTAACTATCGATCCTTTTCCACTGATGTCTTGCATTATGCAGGAGCTACCCATCGATACGGGGGATATCTTCCATCTGAATGTAAATCAGATTCGCGTCATTGCCAATGAGGAGTATCGCGGAATCACGGTGCCGGAAGGGCCGCATAGAGATGGTCATCAGTTTAGCGTTATTGGTGTTGCCGCGAGAGAGAACGTGGTAGGGGGTGAGACGCAGGTAATCGATCCCAATACGGGAAATATTGTATTCAGGTATGAGTTAAAGGAGAACG harbors:
- a CDS encoding 2OG-Fe dioxygenase family protein, translated to MNMSLTTTDLKPTNEQYIENGFCVVETPALSHEIIASFDELPRDCHSKGRLRKIRLSQYFGYFEDNEWIFGLLPKRRYIQSPEYIKLKEAGGVLRYREQLTIDPFPLMSCIMQELPIDTGDIFHLNVNQIRVIANEEYRGITVPEGPHRDGHQFSVIGVAARENVVGGETQVIDPNTGNIVFRYELKENEAIIIDDERYVHYATNIEPEEGSTGYRDIWVIEINKWENRAYGPVHEKRARGLELC